A genomic region of Zea mays cultivar B73 chromosome 6, Zm-B73-REFERENCE-NAM-5.0, whole genome shotgun sequence contains the following coding sequences:
- the LOC100381470 gene encoding uncharacterized protein — MEIPMVKVVHRNSASALSRAARADGCGRRMGGEAGDPKTIGSQHRRAPRLRDYARDDNVSAKWRTAMLQLMQPFWRLELAACVLASMLHHGSEEADGEMKRKGPTCCAVIQMFRTRKRSDDAWELGVWASTGFRHVSSARDSRVNIYSRAFILSASIYSVAAAPAEDRPCPAKPPPRSRTPVRW, encoded by the coding sequence ATGGAGATCCCCATGGTGAAGGTCGTACACCGCAATAGTGCATCCGCGCTAAGTAGAGCAGCGCGAGCGGATGGATGTGGCAGAAGAATGGGTGGGGAGGCGGGGGATCCAAAAACTATAGGAAGCCAGCACCGACGGGCACCGCGTCTGCGCGATTACGCAAGAGATGACAATGTTAGTGCGAAGTGGAGAACTGCGATGCTTCAACTGATGCAACCCTTTTGGAGGTTGGAGCTCGCCGCATGCGTGCTGGCCTCTATGCTTCATCACGGAAGTGAAGAGGCGGATGGGGAGATGAAACGGAAGGGGCCTACTTGCTGTGCCGTCATACAGATGTTCAGAACACGGAAGCGAAGTGACGACGCATGGGAGCTAGGGGTGTGGGCGAGCACCGGCTTCAGGCACGTGTCGTCGGCGAGGGACAGTCGCGTGAACATATATTCCAGGGCATTCATCCTCTCCGCGTCCATCTACTCTGTGGCGGCGGCGCCCGCGGAGGATCGTCCTTGTCCGGCAAAGCCGCCACCTCGGTCTCGAACGCCGGTAAGGTGGTAG
- the LOC100282987 gene encoding XPG I-region family protein yields MGVKNLWDILDSCKKKLPLQHLQNKKVCVDLSCWLVQFCSANRSPAFLRDKVYLKNLFHRIRALIALNCSLIFVSDGAIPSVKLATYRRRLGLNAAEATREEANSQPLTSLRRNKSSEFSRMIKEAKHLGLALGIPCLDGMEEAEAQCALLNFSSLCDGCFTSDSDSFLFGAKTVYRDVFIGEGGYVICYEMEDIQNKLGFGRNSLISLAVLLGSDYSNGVHGFGPEAACRLVKSLGDDTVLGQILSDGVKPARKCKGKGSGANAGTVGGTCPKASTCEVGINQDSGSQFRDIINAYLEPKCHSPDSEAVQRACSQRPFLRSQLHQICEQYFAWSPVKTDEYILPKIAERELRRFSNLRSTSSDLGMKPSLNEIPVPCPVLAIVKQRKVQGSEYYEVSWRNIDGLQVSVVPGELVRSACPEKITEFLESKDAQKKQKRRARPKKSGQAAVKDVDAQLQELLLGIESESGSFPCTANGPQTAAIQMVAPLQEFVDLSSPSPPIRSCKIARSRKLSDSDTVTMDGIHLQHQSLQIGSMESNSALGLEPIDLSSPSPCAAHKPQAAPEAPPLCMEAERRALWDISNLVEKEPSCCKHEPGTNVQVEESPLFRHGTGMAGEADSSRRGDAQSREVVEAAMIDLSSPSPVKVDNSRRNGKKDCEAGSSSQSPEHERKARELRLFLDSIRDELY; encoded by the exons ATGGGGGTGAAGAACCTCTGGGACATCCTTGACTCCTGCAAGAAGAAGCTCCCGCTCCAGCACCTCCA GAACAAGAAGGTGTGCGTGGATCTTTCCTGCTGGCTCGTGCAGTTCTGCAGCGCCAACCGCTCCCCGGCCTTCCTCAGGGACAAGGTGTACCTCAAGAACCTCTTCCACCGCATCCGAGCCCTCATCGCCCTCAACTGCAGCCTCATTTTCGTCTCAG ATGGGGCGATTCCTTCAGTCAAATTGGCTACTTATAGGCGCCGACTGGGATTAAATGCTGCTGAG GCTACTCGAGAGGAGGCCAACTCACAACCTCTGACTTCTTTGCGTCGGAACAAGAGCTCAGAGTTCTCACGCATGATCAAAGAAGCCAAGCATCTCGGGTTGGCCCTTGGCATCCCTTGCTTGGATGG CATGGAAGAAGCCGAAGCACAGTGTGCATTGCTTAATTTTTCTTCCTTGTGT GATGGCTGTTTTACATCGGATTCAGATTCATTCTTGTTTGGTGCAAAGACAGTTTATAGAGATGTTTTCATAG GAGAGGGTGGTTATGTAATTTGCTATGAAATGGAAGACATTCAGAATAAGCTTGGTTTCGGCAGGAACTCACTG ATATCACTTGCAGTCCTTCTTGGTAGTGACTATTCTAATGGAGTCCATGGCTTTGGCCCA GAAGCAGCATGCCGCCTTGTTAAGTCTTTAGGGGATGACACCGTTCTTGGTCAAATTTTGTCCGATGGAGTTAAACCTGCAAGAAAATGTAAAGGAAAAGGCAGTGGCGCCAATGCAGGGACGGTTGGTGGAACGTGCCCAAAAGCAAGTACCTGTG AGGTTGGGATTAACCAAGATTCTGGTAGTCAATTTCGTGACATAATAAATGCATATCTGGAGCCAAAATGTCATTCACCAGATTCAGAAGCTGTGCAGAG GGCATGCAGCCAGCGGCCATTTCTTCGTTCACAACTCCATCAGATATGCGAGCAATACTTTGCGTGGAGCCCTGTGAAAACTG ATGAATATATCCTTCCAAAGATTGCTGAGAGagaacttcgaagattttcaaatcTCCGCTCCACGTCTTCAGATCTAGGAATGAAACCTTCGCTGAATGAG ATTCCTGTACCGTGTCCTGTACTGGCGATTGTGAAGCAGCGAAAAGTTCAAGGAAGTGAATATTATGAGGTTTCATGGAGAAACATAGATGGGCTCCAAGTTTCAGTTGTTCCAGGGGAACTTGTTAGAAG TGCTTGCCCAGAAAAAATAACTGAATTTTTGGAAAGCAAGGATGCTCAGAAGAAACAAAAGAGGAGAGCTAGGCCAAAGAAATCTGGTCAAGCTGCCGTAAAAGACGTGGATGCGCAGCTCCAAGAATTGCTACTTGGAATTGAATCTGAAAGTGGTAGCTTTCCATGTACGGCCAATGGCCCTCAGACAGCAGCTATACAGATGGTTGCACCGCTCCAGGAATTTGTTGATCTATCTTCTCCATCACCACCTATACGATCTTGTAAGATTGCCAGGTCCAGAAAGTTGAGTGATTCAGACACAGTAACAATGGATGGGATTCATCTGCAGCACCAAAGTCTGCAGATTGGATCGATGGAGTCAAATTCGGCACTGGGTCTTGAGCCAATTGATCTGTCATCACCCTCGCCTTGTGCTGCTCATAAACCCCAGGCTGCTCCAGAAGCACCACCACTGTGTATGGAGGCAGAAAGAAGAGCCCTTTGGGATATAAGCAATTTGGTCGAGAAAGAACCCTCCTGTTGCAAGCATGAACCTGGAACAAATGTGCAGGTGGAAGAGTCACCATTGTTCAGGCATGGGACTGGGATGGCAGGCGAAGCTGATTCTTCACGGAGAGGCGATGCGCAGAGTAGGGAAGTAGTAGAAGCTGCCATGATCGACCTCTCTTCTCCATCACCAGTTAAAGTCGATAATAGTAGAAGGAATGGTAAGAAGGATTGTGAGGCTGGCAGCAGCAGTCAGTCTCCAGAACACGAGAGGAAAGCGAGGGAGCTCAGATTGTTCCTAGACAGTATAAGAGACGAGTTGTATTAA
- the LOC100276761 gene encoding Serotonin N-acetyltransferase 2, chloroplastic, translating into MPTQQACSAAAALRSRRPSPASTTTTSRQLRLRPPRAATAGVRLTVSDAELESRGFAVRRTAEGIDVAALNEVFVRVGFPRRQEERLRRALEHSRVVWLSAGEEEGRPVAFARAAGDGVFNAVVWDVVVEPSSQGLGLGRAVMERLVDELRRDGVANIVLYAETRVVGFYRLLDFAMDPDGIRGMAYYRKSTTTAA; encoded by the coding sequence ATGCCGACGCAGCAAGCATGTTCTGCTGCGGCAGCATTGAGATCGCGGCGGCCTTCCCCTGCATCCACGACGACGACCTCCCGGCAGCTGCGGCTGCGTCCGCCTCGTGCCGCCACCGCGGGCGTGCGGCTGACGGTGTCGGACGCGGAGCTGGAGTCCCGCGGGTTCGCTGTGCGGCGCACGGCGGAGGGCATCGACGTGGCGGCGCTGAACGAGGTGTTCGTGCGCGTGGGCTTCCCGCGGCGTCAGGAGGAGCGGCTGCGGCGCGCGCTGGAGCACAGCCGTGTGGTGTGGCTGTCGGCCGGGGAGGAGGAAGGGCGGCCCGTGGCGTTCGCGCGCGCGGCCGGGGACGGCGTGTTCAACGCCGTGGTGTGGGACGTGGTggtggagccgtcgagccagggcCTCGGGCTGGGACGCGCCGTCATGGAGCGCCTCGTCGACGAGCTGCGGCGCGACGGCGTGGCCAACATCGTGCTCTACGCCGAGACGCGCGTGGTGGGGTTCTACCGCCTGCTGGACTTCGCCATGGACCCCGACGGCATCAGGGGGATGGCATACTACCGCAAGTCCACTACTACCGCCGCTTGA
- the LOC100284604 gene encoding uncharacterized protein isoform X2, which yields MSPSGELLASISSVFTVAFVLLACVELGDAAAAAVGVYRLIQYDLAGAPLGSRAAVLNHHAAALPLPAGADLSRSALVAPLLDLPLSFLREYLVEKKHLGGLLILLPTNNDSVDDKGQFKGVLTELEKLLLHEQVPYPVYFALHDDNLDNLLADIHRIASTGQPASATTGGYKLVVSSAEPRKVSSPTISNIQGWLPGFKGEGDSEQLPTIAIVANYDTFGAVPALSVGSDSNGSGVVALLEIARLFSRLYSNPKTRGKYNILFGLTSGGPYNYNGTSKWLRSFDQRVRESIDYAICLNNVGSWGNDLWMHVSKPPENPYIKQIFKEFSDVSKEMGVSVGIKHKKINVSNPRVAWEHEQFSRFRVTALTLSEMSTPPDFLESTGGLHDTRESTDAESVIRAARLVSESLARRIYGLKGRNIDVFAENSSLAINPHYIRSWLDLLSRTPRVAPFLQKNDPFIAALEKELSAHTTDVRVQSDALDGMFTFYDATKATLNVYQVAGVTFDLLFLLVLGSYLIVLFCFLVITTRGVDDLINIFRRPPSRKLKGA from the exons ATGTCTCCATCCGGCGAGCTGCTGGCTTCCATCTCCTCCGTCTTCACTGTCGCCTTCGTCCTCCTCGCCTGCGTCGAGCTCggcgacgccgccgccgccgccgtcggcgTCTACCGCCTCATCCAGTACGACCTCGCCGGCGCTCCGCTCGGCTCCCGCGCCGCGGTCCTCAACCACCACGCTGCCGCGCTCCCGCTCCCCGCCGGCGCAGACCTCTCCCGCTCCGCCCTCGTCGCGCCGCTCCTCGACCTCCCGCTCTCTTTCCTCAGAG AGTACCTGGTGGAGAAAAAACATCTGGGGGGATTACTCATTCTGCTCCCGACAAATAATGACAGTGTGGATGACAAGGGGCAATTCAAAGGTGTACTGACTGAGCTGGAGAAGTTGCTTCTGCATGAACAAGTTCCA TATCCAGTGTACTTTGCTTTGCATGACGACAATCTTGATAACCTGCTGGCAGATATCCATAGAATTGCCTCCACAGGTCAACCAGCCTCTGCAACAACAGGAGG TTACAAACTTGTCGTATCCTCAGCAGAGCCTAGAAAAGTGTCATCTCCAACCATTTCTAATATCCAG GGATGGTTACCTGGATTTAAAGGAGAGGGTGATAGCGAACAGCTTCCGACTATTGCCATAGTTGCAAACTATGACACCTTCGGTGCTGTACCT GCACTTTCTGTGGGAAGCGACAGCAATGGAAGTGGAGTTGTGGCTCTTCTAGAGATTGCGAGACTATTTTCACGTCTGTATTCAAATCCTAAGACAAGGGGCAAGTACAATATTCTCTTTGGGTTAACATCTGGTGGACCCTACAATTACAATGGAACTAGCAAG TGGCTTAGGAGTTTTGATCAGCGTGTACGCGAGAGCATTGACTACGCAATTTGCTTGAACAAtgttggttcctggggcaatgacCTCTGGATGCATGTATCAAAGCCTCCAGAAAATCCCTATATCAAGCAAATCTTTAAA GAATTTTCAGATGTTTCTAAAGAAATGGGTGTTTCAGTTGGAATCAAGCACAAGAAGATTAATGTCTCAAATCCCAGA GTAGCATGGGAACACGAACAGTTCTCAAGGTTTAGGGTGACTGCACTTACTCTTTCAGAAATGTCTACCCCTCCTGATTTTTTGGAAAGCACTGGCGGTCTTCATGACACTAG AGAATCTACAGATGCTGAGTCAGTAATCCGAGCTGCCAGATTAGTTTCTGAGAGTCTTGCG AGACGCATCTATGGACTGAAGGGAAGGAACATAGATGTTTTTGCAGAGAATAGCAGCTTAGCCATTAATCCTCACTATATCCGGTCCTGGTTGGATCTGTTGTCACGGACACCACGGGTTGCACCTTTTCTGCAGAAAAATGACCCCTTCATAGCAGCACTGGAAAAG GAACTGTCTGCACACACTACTGATGTGCGTGTTCAAAGTGATGCGCTTGATGGCATGTTCACTTTCTATGATGCGACGAAAGCAACTCTAAATGTCTACCAG GTTGCAGGTGTTACTTTTGATCTGCTGTTCCTTCTGGTGCTCGGCTCCTACCTGATTGTTCTCTTCTGTTTCCTAGTGATTACTACACGG GGTGTTGATGATCTCATTAACATATTCCGGCGGCCTCCATCACGCAAACTCAAGGGTGCATAG
- the LOC100284604 gene encoding uncharacterized protein isoform X1, translating into MSVAATPTTGQRRHLHLPPRLPPVSASLDPAASHPSKGAMSPSGELLASISSVFTVAFVLLACVELGDAAAAAVGVYRLIQYDLAGAPLGSRAAVLNHHAAALPLPAGADLSRSALVAPLLDLPLSFLREYLVEKKHLGGLLILLPTNNDSVDDKGQFKGVLTELEKLLLHEQVPYPVYFALHDDNLDNLLADIHRIASTGQPASATTGGYKLVVSSAEPRKVSSPTISNIQGWLPGFKGEGDSEQLPTIAIVANYDTFGAVPALSVGSDSNGSGVVALLEIARLFSRLYSNPKTRGKYNILFGLTSGGPYNYNGTSKWLRSFDQRVRESIDYAICLNNVGSWGNDLWMHVSKPPENPYIKQIFKEFSDVSKEMGVSVGIKHKKINVSNPRVAWEHEQFSRFRVTALTLSEMSTPPDFLESTGGLHDTRESTDAESVIRAARLVSESLARRIYGLKGRNIDVFAENSSLAINPHYIRSWLDLLSRTPRVAPFLQKNDPFIAALEKELSAHTTDVRVQSDALDGMFTFYDATKATLNVYQVAGVTFDLLFLLVLGSYLIVLFCFLVITTRGVDDLINIFRRPPSRKLKGA; encoded by the exons ATGAGCG TTGCAGCCACGCCAACAACTGGGCAGCGGCGACATCTGCATCTCCCACCTCGTCTCCCTCCCGTATCTGCAAGCCTTGATCCCGCCGCCAGCCATCCATCCAAGGGAGCCATGTCTCCATCCGGCGAGCTGCTGGCTTCCATCTCCTCCGTCTTCACTGTCGCCTTCGTCCTCCTCGCCTGCGTCGAGCTCggcgacgccgccgccgccgccgtcggcgTCTACCGCCTCATCCAGTACGACCTCGCCGGCGCTCCGCTCGGCTCCCGCGCCGCGGTCCTCAACCACCACGCTGCCGCGCTCCCGCTCCCCGCCGGCGCAGACCTCTCCCGCTCCGCCCTCGTCGCGCCGCTCCTCGACCTCCCGCTCTCTTTCCTCAGAG AGTACCTGGTGGAGAAAAAACATCTGGGGGGATTACTCATTCTGCTCCCGACAAATAATGACAGTGTGGATGACAAGGGGCAATTCAAAGGTGTACTGACTGAGCTGGAGAAGTTGCTTCTGCATGAACAAGTTCCA TATCCAGTGTACTTTGCTTTGCATGACGACAATCTTGATAACCTGCTGGCAGATATCCATAGAATTGCCTCCACAGGTCAACCAGCCTCTGCAACAACAGGAGG TTACAAACTTGTCGTATCCTCAGCAGAGCCTAGAAAAGTGTCATCTCCAACCATTTCTAATATCCAG GGATGGTTACCTGGATTTAAAGGAGAGGGTGATAGCGAACAGCTTCCGACTATTGCCATAGTTGCAAACTATGACACCTTCGGTGCTGTACCT GCACTTTCTGTGGGAAGCGACAGCAATGGAAGTGGAGTTGTGGCTCTTCTAGAGATTGCGAGACTATTTTCACGTCTGTATTCAAATCCTAAGACAAGGGGCAAGTACAATATTCTCTTTGGGTTAACATCTGGTGGACCCTACAATTACAATGGAACTAGCAAG TGGCTTAGGAGTTTTGATCAGCGTGTACGCGAGAGCATTGACTACGCAATTTGCTTGAACAAtgttggttcctggggcaatgacCTCTGGATGCATGTATCAAAGCCTCCAGAAAATCCCTATATCAAGCAAATCTTTAAA GAATTTTCAGATGTTTCTAAAGAAATGGGTGTTTCAGTTGGAATCAAGCACAAGAAGATTAATGTCTCAAATCCCAGA GTAGCATGGGAACACGAACAGTTCTCAAGGTTTAGGGTGACTGCACTTACTCTTTCAGAAATGTCTACCCCTCCTGATTTTTTGGAAAGCACTGGCGGTCTTCATGACACTAG AGAATCTACAGATGCTGAGTCAGTAATCCGAGCTGCCAGATTAGTTTCTGAGAGTCTTGCG AGACGCATCTATGGACTGAAGGGAAGGAACATAGATGTTTTTGCAGAGAATAGCAGCTTAGCCATTAATCCTCACTATATCCGGTCCTGGTTGGATCTGTTGTCACGGACACCACGGGTTGCACCTTTTCTGCAGAAAAATGACCCCTTCATAGCAGCACTGGAAAAG GAACTGTCTGCACACACTACTGATGTGCGTGTTCAAAGTGATGCGCTTGATGGCATGTTCACTTTCTATGATGCGACGAAAGCAACTCTAAATGTCTACCAG GTTGCAGGTGTTACTTTTGATCTGCTGTTCCTTCTGGTGCTCGGCTCCTACCTGATTGTTCTCTTCTGTTTCCTAGTGATTACTACACGG GGTGTTGATGATCTCATTAACATATTCCGGCGGCCTCCATCACGCAAACTCAAGGGTGCATAG
- the LOC103628925 gene encoding uncharacterized protein: protein MRGDGRGGGGRQPSYAAPDGANAVAIPVASRKMVQSLKRILADRSEGEIYATLCDCGMDPDIAVERLISQDPCTTKVEPDKARVVACNRPHRYFVILLIEFIGCLISAYLIPTQSNSLAV from the exons ATGAGGGGCGATGGCCGTGGCGGCGGAGGGAGACAGCCTTCCTACGCGGCGCCGGACGGGGCGAATGCGGTGGCGATCCCGGTCGCCTCAAGGAAGATGGTGCAGAGTCTCAAGAGGATCCTGGCCGACCGCTCGGAGGGCGAGATCTACGCCACGCTCTGCGACTGCGGAATGGACCCTGACATAGCCGTCGAGAGGCTCATCTCCCAGG ACCCCTGCACAACTAAGGTGGAGCCTGACAAAGCTAGAGTGGTTGCTTGCAACCGGCCTCACAGGTATTTTGTTATTTTGCTCATCGAATTCATTGGCTGTCTGATTTCTGCTTACCTGATTCCTACACAGTCGAATTCATTAGCTGTCTGA